From a single Couchioplanes caeruleus genomic region:
- a CDS encoding IS110 family transposase yields MLAAGRKHKDRVWAVEGCSGIGRHVAQRLVADGEVVVDVPAKPSARARVFATAQGRKTDPVDAHSVAVVALRTPNLRQVQADDTAVALRLLVDRRDQLGRTRTEVVSRLHHLLLELVPGGAKQFLSAQQARALLNTVRPRDVVGKTRRWLASQLIHELVTIDKKIKIANQELTELVATTGSRLQELHGIGPSGAARLLGDISDIRRFSRRAHFASWNGTAPIDASSGDNNRHRLSRAGNRRINRALHIMAIVQLRHDTEGRRCYRRKLAAGKTPMEALRALKRRLSDVVYKQMLADTKQLETGPGGHLGATLQSGAADLIPMAGTSDKSLPGPADPQPRTPIMITT; encoded by the coding sequence ATGCTCGCCGCCGGCCGCAAGCACAAGGACCGTGTCTGGGCCGTCGAGGGGTGCAGCGGCATCGGCCGTCATGTGGCCCAGCGTCTGGTAGCCGACGGCGAAGTCGTGGTGGACGTGCCGGCGAAACCGTCCGCTCGGGCCCGGGTCTTCGCCACCGCCCAGGGCCGTAAGACCGACCCCGTCGATGCGCACAGCGTCGCTGTCGTCGCGTTGCGCACCCCGAATCTGCGGCAGGTCCAGGCCGATGACACCGCAGTCGCGTTGCGACTTCTGGTCGACCGCCGTGACCAGCTCGGCCGCACCCGCACCGAGGTCGTCTCCCGCTTGCACCACCTGCTGCTCGAACTCGTGCCCGGTGGGGCCAAGCAGTTCCTCTCCGCGCAACAGGCCCGCGCCCTGCTCAACACCGTGCGTCCGCGTGACGTCGTCGGCAAGACCCGCCGCTGGCTGGCCTCCCAACTGATCCACGAACTCGTCACGATCGACAAGAAGATCAAGATCGCGAACCAGGAACTGACCGAACTCGTCGCCACCACCGGCAGCCGCCTGCAAGAACTGCACGGCATCGGCCCGTCCGGCGCCGCCCGCCTACTCGGCGACATCAGCGACATCCGCCGTTTCTCCCGCCGGGCTCACTTCGCGTCCTGGAACGGCACCGCCCCGATCGACGCCTCCTCAGGCGACAACAACCGGCACCGGCTCTCCCGCGCCGGCAACCGGCGCATCAACCGAGCCCTGCACATCATGGCCATCGTCCAGCTCCGGCACGACACCGAAGGCCGCCGCTGCTACCGGCGCAAACTCGCCGCCGGCAAAACCCCGATGGAAGCCCTCCGAGCTTTGAAACGCCGCCTGTCCGACGTCGTCTACAAGCAGATGCTCGCCGACACCAAGCAGCTTGAGACGGGCCCGGGAGGACACCTGGGGGCGACTCTGCAATCCGGCGCGGCCGACCTGATCCCCATGGCCGGCACTTCGGATAAGTCACTTCCCGGACCCGCCGACCCACAGCCTAGAACACCCATCATGATCACCACTTGA
- a CDS encoding FAD-dependent oxidoreductase, translating to MNSPTVRSADVVIVGAGLAGLSAADQLTRAGHDVVVIEGRDRVGGRVHTTEVAGVSVDAGATWVAPGHTAVRDLAGRLNCEFVPQFHEGKGVGS from the coding sequence ATGAACAGTCCCACCGTACGATCCGCCGACGTCGTCATCGTCGGCGCGGGCCTCGCGGGCCTCTCCGCCGCGGATCAACTCACCCGAGCAGGACACGACGTCGTCGTGATCGAAGGACGGGACCGCGTCGGAGGAAGGGTCCACACGACCGAGGTCGCAGGCGTCTCCGTCGATGCCGGCGCGACCTGGGTGGCCCCAGGGCACACAGCGGTACGCGACCTCGCCGGTCGGCTCAACTGCGAGTTCGTCCCGCAGTTCCATGAGGGCAAAGGAGTCGGATCATGA
- the nadE gene encoding ammonia-dependent NAD(+) synthetase: MVKLQQEIIAELGVQSAVEPKTEIRRRVDFLKDYLRSTPAQGYVLGISGGQDSTLAGRLCQLAAEELRADGREATFVAVRLPYGVQADEHDAQIALEFIRPDRSVAVNVRPSTDTVGAETAQGLRDLLGEQPALRDFVRGNIKARERMVIQYAIAGQLNLLVAGTDHAAEAVTGFFTKYGDGAVDITPLTGLTKRQGAALLQELGAPASTWQKVPTADLEDDRPALPDEVALGVTYHQIDDYLEGREVAPEAASRIESAFLATRHKRALPVTPHDTWWQPTA; the protein is encoded by the coding sequence ATGGTCAAGCTACAGCAGGAGATCATCGCCGAGCTCGGCGTCCAGTCCGCCGTCGAGCCGAAGACGGAGATCCGCCGGCGCGTCGACTTCCTCAAGGACTACCTGCGGTCGACCCCGGCCCAGGGGTACGTGCTGGGAATCAGCGGCGGCCAGGACAGCACGCTCGCCGGCCGGCTCTGCCAGCTCGCCGCGGAGGAACTGCGAGCCGACGGACGCGAAGCGACCTTCGTCGCCGTACGGCTGCCGTACGGCGTGCAGGCCGACGAACACGACGCGCAGATCGCCCTCGAGTTCATCCGGCCCGACCGCTCGGTCGCCGTGAACGTCCGGCCCAGCACGGACACCGTCGGAGCCGAGACCGCGCAGGGCCTGCGCGACCTGCTCGGCGAGCAGCCCGCCCTGCGCGACTTCGTCCGCGGCAACATCAAGGCCCGTGAACGCATGGTGATCCAGTACGCGATCGCCGGCCAGCTCAACCTGCTCGTCGCAGGCACCGACCACGCCGCGGAGGCGGTCACGGGCTTCTTCACCAAGTACGGCGACGGCGCGGTCGACATCACCCCGCTGACCGGCCTCACCAAGCGCCAGGGCGCCGCGCTGCTGCAGGAACTCGGGGCCCCGGCGAGCACCTGGCAGAAGGTCCCGACCGCCGACCTCGAGGACGACCGCCCGGCCCTGCCCGACGAGGTCGCACTGGGCGTCACCTACCACCAGATCGACGACTACCTGGAGGGCCGCGAGGTCGCCCCCGAGGCGGCGTCGAGAATCGAATCGGCCTTCCTGGCGACACGCCACAAGCGCGCCCTGCCGGTCACACCCCACGACACCTGGTGGCAACCGACAGCCTGA
- a CDS encoding MFS transporter, which yields MTETPPADAGSPQNVATAGPARAGLRAWLSLIVLTSAVVLLAVDGTVLALAIPALTADLDPSGTEILWMGDIYSFMIAGLLVTMGNVADRVGRKRLLLIGSVGFGISSAVGAFAPNPELLIAARAFLGFFGAMVMPSTLSILRNLFDDPRQRATAIAVWAAGATGGAAIGPLSGGALLENFWWGSVFLLNVPVMLIVLIAGVVLLPESRNPAANRIDLPSAALSVLAIVPIVYAIKHVAGSGFDASVPPSALVGLIAGIAFVRRQRRLTQPLVDVSLFRVPAFAGAVIAETIAIFAFIGLLFFFSQYLQLVRGLSPLQAGLIELPATLASMAVIAVAGFVLGRLGRGRAIAVGMLTSALGLGLLAAAENASGYVLLCTAVAVCGLGAGLSTTLATDAVVSAVPKERSGAASSVSETAYELGVALGIAVLGSLQIALYQQRLELPESLPGELRAAVEDSLAGAAAALHGAGPVAAGIMDAARHAFTHAMQVTSVVAALLLVVAAVTAWRTIPSPVGKDSA from the coding sequence GTGACCGAGACTCCGCCGGCCGACGCCGGGTCCCCGCAGAACGTTGCGACCGCCGGCCCCGCCCGTGCCGGCTTGCGTGCCTGGTTGTCCCTGATCGTTCTGACGTCGGCGGTGGTGCTGCTGGCCGTTGACGGCACGGTGCTGGCTCTGGCGATCCCCGCCCTGACGGCCGATCTGGATCCCAGCGGCACCGAGATCCTGTGGATGGGCGACATCTACTCGTTCATGATCGCCGGTCTGCTGGTGACCATGGGAAACGTGGCTGACCGCGTCGGGCGGAAACGCCTGCTGCTGATCGGCAGCGTCGGGTTCGGCATCAGTTCGGCTGTGGGCGCCTTCGCACCCAACCCTGAGTTGCTGATCGCCGCCCGCGCCTTCCTGGGCTTCTTCGGGGCGATGGTCATGCCGTCGACGCTGTCGATCCTGCGCAACCTGTTCGACGATCCCCGCCAGCGCGCCACCGCCATCGCGGTCTGGGCCGCGGGCGCCACCGGCGGTGCTGCCATCGGCCCCCTGAGCGGCGGGGCGCTGCTGGAGAACTTCTGGTGGGGATCGGTGTTCCTGCTCAACGTCCCGGTCATGCTCATCGTGCTGATCGCGGGCGTTGTTCTGCTGCCGGAGTCGCGCAACCCGGCGGCAAACCGCATTGATCTGCCGTCGGCGGCGCTGTCGGTGCTGGCGATCGTGCCCATCGTGTACGCCATCAAGCACGTCGCCGGCAGTGGTTTCGACGCATCGGTTCCGCCGAGCGCGCTGGTGGGGCTGATCGCTGGCATCGCGTTCGTACGCCGTCAGCGGCGCCTGACCCAGCCCTTGGTCGACGTCTCCCTCTTCCGGGTCCCCGCCTTCGCCGGCGCCGTGATCGCCGAGACCATCGCGATCTTCGCCTTCATCGGCCTGCTGTTCTTCTTCTCTCAATACCTGCAACTGGTGCGTGGTCTGAGCCCGCTACAGGCGGGTCTGATCGAACTGCCCGCGACCCTGGCCTCGATGGCGGTGATCGCCGTCGCCGGTTTCGTGCTCGGCCGGCTGGGGCGTGGTCGTGCGATCGCCGTCGGAATGCTCACCTCCGCCCTCGGGCTGGGACTGCTGGCGGCCGCCGAGAACGCGTCCGGATACGTCCTGCTGTGCACGGCTGTCGCCGTCTGCGGGCTCGGCGCCGGCCTGTCGACGACCTTGGCCACCGACGCAGTGGTGAGCGCCGTGCCGAAGGAGCGGTCCGGAGCTGCCTCGTCGGTTTCCGAGACCGCGTACGAGCTCGGCGTCGCCTTGGGCATCGCCGTGCTCGGCTCGCTGCAGATCGCGTTGTACCAGCAGCGGCTGGAGCTGCCCGAAAGCCTGCCTGGCGAGTTGCGCGCCGCGGTGGAGGATTCGCTGGCCGGGGCCGCGGCCGCCCTGCACGGTGCGGGGCCCGTCGCGGCTGGAATCATGGACGCCGCCCGGCACGCCTTCACTCACGCCATGCAGGTCACATCGGTGGTCGCAGCGCTGTTGCTGGTGGTGGCAGCGGTGACCGCGTGGCGCACCATCCCCTCCCCGGTCGGAAAGGATTCCGCATGA
- a CDS encoding MGH1-like glycoside hydrolase domain-containing protein, translated as MSKWTVALLLLAGLATPATPAGAHAAAAVPVYPAVGPTTHLLDHAALLDDVAEPAWYEANIPFVDLPDRDIQQTYYYRWRTYKEALKYTGPKDGWIVSEFLGPVGYSAPYGGIDAAAGHHVYEGRWLRDRRYTDDYLDYWLNGSGAGPKPATDQLNDNATDWAHQYSFWAVDAAVARARVTGDWRFVLDRMPQLERQYARWKDTNFDTATGLYWQTPVWDAMEYTASSYQSDDPYHGGDGYRPTLNAYQYGDARALALLARMAGDPAKAARYEREARNLRTATEKYLWDPRTSFYKHVMRDGNPQRTPIADREQIGYIPWYFHMAPAANAAAWAQLTDPQGFAAPYGPTTTERRSPWFMHDALAGCCRWDGPSWPFATSQTLTALANQLIDYPAQSYVDRDDYYNLLRGYALTQRKDGKPYVAEAHHPDEDRWIYDGRNHSEDYNHSTFTDNVLSGLLGVRPQAGDTLRLAPLVPAGWDHFALENLPYHGRNVTVVWDRDGTAYGQGRGLRVWVDGRLRHTQASLSPVTVALTGRPSAVTLPELVDDAANVTETGHPTASASYTWRGDKAVDAIDGQDFHLDVPATRWTTYGSPNARDWLQVDLGAATVVSDVRIVFYDDGGGVRTPQSYALQYQTPAGDWLDVPGQTRSPAAPVGRAVNRVLIDPPLTTDRLRVVTTRDDGGAVGITALQLWRRPDPRVSVRFDGLVDGAIPVDAGRTVTVKTRATGRADLSLQVPRGWTARRTGPGTWQVTVPPDADVAAGLPIRALATTPAGVSSALAPTRYVFDPADFPRTLWDDDFGTDRTAAYRLDRPVAAEQAPTFTVTGGALTATSPGRAFGVLAAPVAAGDRGTAIVVEPRSFSGASPEDSLFLGLAAGAGDYALAWYNNHFGTSGADVEVAGGSRPEASGGCCADVRWEPGDRFAVMVRSGHLSTWREHDDAWTLLHDAPVDAAVPPATAATWAPAVGLRLDPGTISLDRVTVLGR; from the coding sequence ATGTCGAAGTGGACTGTCGCGCTCCTCCTGCTGGCCGGCCTGGCCACTCCCGCAACTCCCGCCGGCGCGCACGCGGCTGCGGCCGTACCCGTCTATCCGGCCGTCGGGCCGACCACCCACCTCCTGGACCACGCCGCGCTGCTCGATGACGTCGCCGAACCCGCGTGGTACGAGGCGAACATCCCGTTCGTGGACCTGCCCGACCGCGACATCCAGCAGACGTACTACTACCGCTGGCGCACCTACAAGGAAGCGCTGAAGTACACCGGCCCGAAGGACGGCTGGATCGTCTCGGAATTCCTCGGCCCGGTCGGCTACTCCGCCCCGTACGGGGGCATCGACGCCGCCGCCGGCCACCACGTCTACGAGGGACGCTGGCTGCGGGACCGCCGCTACACCGACGACTACCTCGACTACTGGCTCAACGGCTCCGGCGCCGGCCCCAAGCCCGCCACCGACCAGCTCAACGACAACGCGACCGACTGGGCCCACCAGTACTCGTTCTGGGCGGTGGACGCGGCCGTGGCGAGGGCCCGGGTGACCGGCGACTGGCGGTTCGTGCTCGACCGGATGCCGCAGCTGGAACGGCAGTACGCCCGCTGGAAGGACACCAACTTCGACACCGCCACCGGGCTCTACTGGCAGACGCCGGTGTGGGACGCGATGGAGTACACGGCGAGCTCGTACCAGAGCGACGACCCGTACCACGGCGGCGACGGCTACCGACCGACCCTCAACGCCTACCAGTACGGCGACGCCCGCGCGCTGGCCCTGCTCGCCCGGATGGCCGGCGACCCGGCCAAGGCGGCGCGTTACGAGCGCGAGGCCAGGAACCTGCGCACTGCCACCGAGAAGTACCTGTGGGACCCGCGTACATCGTTCTACAAGCACGTCATGCGCGACGGCAACCCGCAGCGCACGCCGATCGCCGACCGGGAACAGATCGGGTACATCCCCTGGTACTTCCACATGGCCCCGGCCGCCAACGCCGCCGCCTGGGCGCAGCTGACCGACCCGCAGGGCTTCGCGGCGCCGTACGGGCCGACCACCACCGAGCGGCGCAGCCCCTGGTTCATGCACGACGCGCTCGCCGGATGCTGCCGCTGGGACGGGCCGAGCTGGCCGTTCGCCACCAGCCAGACGCTCACCGCCCTCGCGAACCAGCTCATCGACTACCCGGCACAGTCCTACGTGGACCGCGACGACTACTACAACCTGCTGCGCGGGTACGCCCTCACCCAGCGCAAGGACGGCAAGCCGTACGTGGCCGAGGCGCACCACCCCGACGAGGACCGCTGGATCTACGACGGCCGCAACCACAGCGAGGACTACAACCACTCCACGTTCACCGACAACGTGCTCTCCGGGCTGCTCGGCGTCCGCCCCCAGGCCGGGGACACGCTGCGCCTCGCCCCGCTCGTGCCCGCCGGATGGGACCACTTCGCGCTGGAGAACCTGCCGTACCACGGCCGCAACGTGACCGTGGTGTGGGACCGCGACGGCACCGCGTACGGCCAGGGCCGTGGCCTGCGGGTGTGGGTCGACGGGCGGCTGCGGCACACCCAGGCCTCGCTGTCCCCGGTGACCGTGGCGCTCACCGGGCGGCCCTCGGCGGTCACGCTGCCCGAGCTGGTCGACGACGCCGCCAACGTCACCGAGACCGGCCATCCCACGGCGAGCGCCTCCTACACGTGGCGCGGGGACAAGGCGGTCGACGCGATCGACGGGCAGGACTTCCACCTCGACGTGCCGGCCACGCGCTGGACCACGTACGGCTCCCCCAACGCCCGCGACTGGCTGCAGGTGGACCTCGGGGCGGCCACCGTGGTCTCCGACGTCCGCATCGTCTTCTACGACGACGGCGGCGGCGTACGCACCCCCCAGTCGTACGCCCTGCAGTACCAGACCCCCGCGGGCGACTGGCTCGACGTCCCCGGCCAGACCCGCTCCCCCGCCGCGCCGGTCGGCCGCGCGGTGAACCGCGTGCTGATCGACCCTCCGCTCACCACCGACCGGCTGCGCGTGGTCACCACCCGGGACGACGGCGGGGCGGTCGGCATCACCGCGCTGCAGCTGTGGCGCCGACCCGATCCGCGCGTGTCCGTGCGGTTCGACGGCCTCGTCGACGGCGCGATCCCGGTCGACGCCGGCAGGACGGTGACGGTGAAGACCCGCGCCACCGGCCGGGCCGACCTGTCCCTGCAGGTGCCGCGGGGCTGGACGGCGCGCCGGACCGGCCCCGGCACCTGGCAGGTCACCGTGCCGCCGGACGCCGACGTCGCCGCGGGCCTGCCGATCCGGGCGCTGGCCACCACCCCCGCCGGCGTCAGCAGCGCGCTCGCGCCCACCCGGTACGTCTTCGACCCGGCGGACTTCCCGCGGACGCTGTGGGACGACGACTTCGGCACCGACCGCACCGCGGCGTACCGGCTCGACCGGCCGGTTGCGGCCGAGCAGGCGCCCACGTTCACGGTCACCGGCGGCGCGCTGACGGCGACCTCGCCCGGGCGCGCGTTCGGCGTACTCGCCGCGCCCGTCGCCGCCGGCGACAGGGGCACCGCGATCGTGGTGGAACCGCGCTCGTTCTCCGGCGCCTCGCCGGAGGACAGCCTCTTCCTCGGCCTGGCCGCGGGCGCCGGCGACTACGCGCTGGCCTGGTACAACAACCACTTCGGCACGTCCGGCGCGGACGTCGAGGTGGCGGGCGGCTCCCGCCCGGAGGCGTCCGGCGGCTGCTGCGCCGACGTCCGCTGGGAGCCGGGCGACCGCTTCGCCGTGATGGTGCGCTCCGGGCACCTGAGCACCTGGCGCGAGCACGACGACGCCTGGACACTGCTGCACGACGCACCGGTGGACGCGGCCGTCCCGCCGGCGACGGCCGCGACGTGGGCACCGGCCGTGGGCCTGCGGCTGGACCCCGGCACGATCAGCCTGGACCGGGTGACCGTGCTCGGGCGCTGA
- a CDS encoding SGNH/GDSL hydrolase family protein, giving the protein MFRRRHTVALALLAALALACDGAAADPAPTGRPKPSPGLPSSMAALGDSVTAGFGSCAVFVACSRNSWSTGGSDDVDSHYRRLREANPEIKGRARNFAFPGARAADLPAQARSAVDAKAQYVTVLIGANDACADDVASMTPVRTFRGHVDKALSILRRGLPKARVLVVSIPDLHRLWRLGHDEPAAVRAWNRGVCPSMLANPASTAAADDERRDRVAERIDAYDDQLARACEAYGGHCRWDGGAVHGVRFSLDLVNKGDYFHPNVKGQNRLADVTYPGRFTW; this is encoded by the coding sequence GTGTTCCGTCGCCGGCACACCGTCGCGCTGGCCCTTCTCGCCGCTCTCGCCCTCGCGTGCGACGGCGCCGCGGCCGACCCGGCACCCACCGGGCGGCCCAAGCCGTCCCCGGGGCTGCCGTCCTCGATGGCCGCTCTCGGCGACTCGGTCACGGCGGGCTTCGGCAGCTGCGCCGTCTTCGTCGCGTGCAGCCGCAACTCCTGGTCGACCGGCGGCTCGGACGACGTGGACAGCCACTACCGCCGGCTGCGCGAGGCGAACCCGGAGATCAAGGGCCGGGCCCGCAACTTCGCCTTCCCGGGGGCGCGCGCCGCGGACCTGCCCGCGCAGGCCCGCTCGGCGGTCGACGCCAAGGCGCAGTACGTGACCGTCCTGATCGGCGCCAACGACGCCTGCGCCGACGACGTGGCGTCCATGACGCCCGTGCGCACCTTCCGCGGCCACGTCGACAAGGCGCTGTCCATCCTGCGCAGGGGCCTGCCGAAGGCGCGCGTGCTGGTGGTCAGCATCCCCGATCTCCACCGCCTCTGGCGGCTGGGCCACGACGAGCCCGCGGCGGTGCGCGCGTGGAACCGCGGCGTGTGCCCGTCGATGCTGGCGAACCCGGCCTCGACGGCCGCCGCGGACGACGAGCGTCGCGACCGCGTCGCCGAGCGCATCGACGCGTACGACGATCAGCTGGCCCGGGCCTGCGAGGCGTACGGCGGGCACTGCCGCTGGGACGGCGGTGCGGTGCACGGCGTGCGGTTCTCCCTCGACCTGGTGAACAAGGGCGACTACTTCCACCCCAACGTGAAGGGGCAGAACCGGCTCGCGGACGTCACGTACCCGGGGCGCTTCACGTGGTGA
- a CDS encoding flavin monoamine oxidase family protein, giving the protein MVFCDARGFDAYDENERRRRVIHHLAHFYGEPAQHAVDYTDFSWGNDVLAPGGPNPALGPKAWTTFGKFLREPVGLVHWAGTETADETSGTMNGAILSGQRAATEVAARLNTNG; this is encoded by the coding sequence ATGGTGTTCTGCGACGCCCGCGGGTTTGACGCCTACGACGAGAACGAACGCCGCCGCCGCGTCATCCACCACCTCGCCCATTTTTACGGAGAGCCCGCGCAGCATGCTGTCGACTACACCGATTTCTCGTGGGGCAACGACGTATTGGCGCCTGGCGGGCCCAACCCAGCACTCGGGCCGAAAGCATGGACGACTTTTGGAAAATTCCTGCGGGAGCCGGTCGGTCTCGTGCACTGGGCCGGCACCGAGACAGCCGACGAGACGTCAGGCACCATGAATGGTGCGATCCTTTCCGGGCAGCGAGCCGCCACAGAGGTGGCTGCGCGACTGAACACGAACGGATGA
- a CDS encoding TetR/AcrR family transcriptional regulator — MLRLRGHGAITIEATAKQVGLTKSGLLYHFRSKEALMLAVVDHAADQWERLMLDELGKFSSSPLPPNASGPRRESHSRRLSIGPTSRSTSTRSTTHH, encoded by the coding sequence ATTCTCCGGCTCCGGGGCCACGGCGCCATCACCATCGAGGCGACCGCCAAGCAGGTAGGACTGACCAAGTCAGGCCTTCTGTATCACTTTCGGTCGAAGGAAGCCCTGATGCTGGCCGTTGTGGACCACGCCGCTGACCAGTGGGAGCGCTTGATGCTTGACGAACTGGGCAAATTTTCCTCAAGTCCACTCCCGCCGAACGCGTCCGGGCCTAGACGCGAGTCGCACTCACGGCGCCTTTCGATCGGGCCGACTTCGCGGTCTACTTCGACACGGTCCACCACGCACCATTGA
- a CDS encoding TetR/AcrR family transcriptional regulator: MTSSGRSTGAKRTPAKAQLATRDRERTRGALIEATEHLLRERGTGFSLADVAARAKVSKGALMYHFASRETLIVTVVEAALGRFRDEVMHHVDLAENRAGKVLRGYVRALCGSSKEAVLAFTPSAWIGVDTISEVADLLRADADWWRTTFSRDGLSPQRTLLVQFGAEGVAAAIAQGSYINDDEVALARAGLLELAEPHPAGNDDQLR, encoded by the coding sequence ATGACCTCCAGCGGCCGATCAACCGGTGCCAAGCGAACGCCCGCAAAGGCGCAGCTGGCCACCCGCGACCGCGAACGCACGCGCGGCGCTTTGATCGAGGCCACCGAGCATCTGCTGCGCGAGCGCGGGACGGGCTTCAGCCTTGCCGACGTCGCCGCTCGGGCGAAGGTCTCCAAAGGCGCTCTGATGTATCACTTCGCCTCCCGCGAGACCCTCATCGTCACCGTGGTGGAGGCGGCGCTCGGCCGCTTCCGCGATGAGGTGATGCATCATGTCGACCTCGCCGAGAACCGGGCGGGCAAAGTTCTGCGCGGGTACGTCCGCGCCCTGTGTGGCAGCAGCAAGGAAGCCGTCCTCGCCTTCACCCCCTCGGCCTGGATCGGCGTGGACACGATCAGCGAGGTCGCCGATCTGCTGCGCGCGGACGCCGATTGGTGGCGCACTACCTTCTCTCGCGACGGCCTCTCGCCGCAGCGGACCCTGCTCGTGCAGTTCGGTGCCGAAGGAGTCGCTGCAGCCATCGCCCAGGGCAGCTACATCAACGACGACGAGGTCGCCCTCGCCCGAGCAGGCCTCCTCGAACTCGCCGAGCCCCACCCGGCCGGCAATGATGATCAGTTGAGATGA